One part of the Dehalococcoidia bacterium genome encodes these proteins:
- a CDS encoding CoA transferase encodes MSDPVDQALEGIRVIELAGPEGEWCGKLFADMGADVIKVEPPQGAASRNIGPFVADVPDGERSLFFWHYNTSKRSVTLDIETEEGRRLLRRLIERADVFLETLPPGRAAALGLGYESLSARNPRLVHVALTPFGQTGPYVDAGYQTTDLVTMALGGPMQSCGYSLEDGDLPPVRPGPYHSYHTGSHYAFIAALAALWERENSGQGQYIDVSAHAALAVTVEFASTNWEYERATIRRQTGRHAGRQPTARTQHLCADGKYVNLSLPFNQDAWHKLLAVLREKGIDLDLDVEALADPQRRFALGSTILDVLEVMTSTMTSEELFHLGQSIGLTWGAVRRPEDWLDDPHAAARGFFVEVEQPEIGRTLRYPGAPYKFLGSPWRLRRRAPALGQDNQDVYGELGLAPADLTALREASVI; translated from the coding sequence TCCGCGTCATCGAGCTCGCCGGGCCGGAAGGGGAGTGGTGCGGCAAGCTCTTCGCCGACATGGGCGCCGACGTCATCAAGGTGGAACCACCGCAGGGCGCGGCCAGCCGGAATATCGGGCCTTTCGTGGCGGACGTGCCCGACGGCGAGCGCAGCCTCTTCTTCTGGCACTACAACACCAGCAAGCGGTCCGTGACGCTGGACATCGAGACGGAGGAGGGCAGGCGCCTCCTGCGACGACTCATCGAGCGCGCCGACGTCTTCCTCGAGACGCTGCCGCCCGGCCGGGCGGCAGCGCTCGGCCTCGGATACGAGTCGCTGTCGGCGCGCAACCCCAGGCTGGTGCATGTCGCCCTCACTCCTTTCGGGCAGACCGGGCCGTATGTCGACGCCGGTTATCAGACGACCGACCTCGTGACCATGGCCCTCGGAGGCCCCATGCAGTCCTGCGGCTACAGCCTGGAGGACGGCGACCTTCCTCCCGTGCGTCCGGGGCCGTATCACAGCTACCACACCGGCTCGCACTACGCCTTTATCGCCGCCCTTGCGGCGCTCTGGGAACGGGAGAACAGCGGCCAGGGGCAGTACATCGACGTGTCCGCGCACGCGGCCCTCGCGGTCACGGTGGAGTTCGCGAGCACGAACTGGGAGTACGAACGGGCGACCATCCGCCGCCAGACCGGCCGTCACGCCGGACGCCAGCCTACGGCCCGGACGCAGCACCTCTGCGCGGACGGGAAGTACGTGAACCTGAGCCTGCCCTTCAACCAGGACGCCTGGCACAAGCTCCTGGCCGTGCTGCGCGAGAAGGGGATCGACCTGGACCTCGATGTCGAGGCGCTTGCCGACCCGCAACGCCGCTTCGCCTTGGGCAGCACTATCCTCGACGTACTCGAGGTCATGACCTCGACGATGACTTCCGAGGAGCTGTTCCACCTCGGCCAGAGCATCGGGCTGACCTGGGGCGCCGTGCGCCGGCCAGAGGACTGGCTGGACGACCCGCACGCCGCCGCGCGCGGCTTCTTCGTGGAGGTGGAACAGCCGGAGATCGGCCGCACGCTGCGATATCCCGGCGCCCCCTACAAATTCCTGGGCTCGCCCTGGCGGCTGCGCAGGCGAGCACCGGCCCTGGGCCAGGACAACCAGGACGTCTACGGCGAGTTGGGCCTTGCGCCCGCGGACCTCACCGCCCTCCGCGAGGCCAGCGTGATCTAG